A genomic region of Leptotrichia massiliensis contains the following coding sequences:
- a CDS encoding Fic family protein translates to MYITVKQASEKWRISDRRVRVLCSEGKIPGAYQEGRTWKIPYDAIKPTDGRYKITGTLIQILEEKLSNLKARRPLTEGELERLNEEFLTEYTYNSNAIEGNTLTLRETDMILKGLTINQKSLKEHLEVIGHKEAFEYVRKLVSENVEISEKVIKDIHYLILADKKEDRGIYRRVPVRIMGAAHEPVQPYLIIPKMEELLERYKNSKEDIVTKLARFHIEFESIHPFIDGNGRTGRLLINLELMKEEYPPIDIKFTDRLRYYEAFDEYHVKHNISAMSDMFARYLNQKLDLYLSILDK, encoded by the coding sequence ATGTATATTACAGTTAAACAAGCTTCTGAAAAATGGAGAATATCTGATAGAAGAGTAAGAGTTTTATGCTCTGAAGGGAAAATACCTGGTGCATATCAAGAAGGAAGAACTTGGAAAATACCATATGATGCAATAAAACCAACTGATGGAAGATATAAAATTACAGGAACGCTCATTCAAATATTAGAAGAAAAATTAAGCAATCTTAAAGCAAGGAGACCTTTAACAGAAGGGGAACTGGAAAGATTAAATGAAGAATTTTTAACAGAATATACCTATAACTCAAATGCAATTGAAGGGAACACTTTAACTTTACGTGAAACAGACATGATTCTTAAAGGGCTTACCATTAACCAAAAATCATTAAAGGAGCATTTGGAAGTAATTGGACACAAGGAAGCTTTTGAGTATGTAAGAAAACTTGTTAGTGAAAATGTTGAAATATCCGAAAAAGTAATTAAGGATATTCATTATTTGATATTGGCTGATAAGAAAGAGGATAGAGGAATATACCGTAGAGTTCCTGTTAGAATTATGGGAGCAGCTCATGAACCCGTACAACCGTATCTAATTATTCCGAAAATGGAAGAATTATTGGAACGTTATAAAAACAGCAAGGAAGACATTGTAACTAAACTTGCTCGTTTTCATATAGAATTTGAAAGTATTCATCCTTTTATTGATGGAAATGGAAGGACTGGAAGATTATTAATAAATTTAGAACTTATGAAGGAGGAATATCCACCTATAGATATCAAGTTTACTGATCGACTGAGATATTATGAAGCTTTTGATGAATATCATGTAAAGCACAATATATCAGCAATGTCAGATATGTTTGCTAGGTATTTAAATCAGAAACTAGATTTATATTTATCTATTTTAGATAAGTAA
- a CDS encoding TraX family protein, whose product MSTAYGNNRFSKIRIFSGAQLKYIAFLSMLIDHVNKALIYPLLTENGFLRYVSDVFDILGRVAFPIFMFFLVEGFFKTGNRFKYLLNLIAFGIVSEIPFDLFQSAVLFQPNSNNVMFTLALALVMIWVIDELKVPKSYIISPVLWFPVSIIIVITTCLLSMIWGLDYEYHGILIAYFFYIFRNNQILSIIGGYLSIVKTPWALLGFGLTLAYNGERGKQNKILNYLFYPVHLLILGLLRLCFKIGI is encoded by the coding sequence ATGAGTACAGCTTATGGGAATAATAGATTTAGCAAGATAAGAATCTTTTCAGGAGCACAATTAAAATATATCGCTTTTTTATCAATGTTGATTGATCATGTGAATAAGGCTTTGATATATCCTTTGCTAACAGAAAATGGATTTTTAAGATATGTGAGCGATGTATTTGATATTTTGGGAAGAGTTGCATTTCCGATTTTTATGTTTTTTCTTGTGGAAGGTTTTTTTAAAACAGGAAATAGATTCAAATATCTTTTAAATCTGATTGCTTTTGGAATTGTTTCTGAAATTCCATTTGACTTGTTCCAGTCGGCAGTACTTTTTCAGCCAAATTCAAATAACGTAATGTTTACATTGGCTTTAGCATTAGTTATGATTTGGGTTATTGATGAATTGAAAGTGCCAAAATCATATATAATTAGCCCAGTATTATGGTTTCCTGTTTCAATAATAATTGTTATAACAACTTGCCTGTTGTCCATGATTTGGGGATTGGACTATGAATACCACGGAATTTTGATTGCATATTTTTTCTATATATTTCGTAATAATCAAATATTATCAATTATAGGAGGATATCTTTCGATTGTTAAGACTCCGTGGGCTTTGTTAGGATTTGGCTTGACACTTGCTTATAACGGGGAGAGAGGAAAACAGAATAAAATTTTGAATTATTTGTTTTATCCTGTACATTTATTAATTTTGGGGTTATTGAGGCTGTGTTTTAAAATAGGAATTTAG
- a CDS encoding recombinase family protein codes for MSEQYFFEKFETKVKIISDGIKERSIQEELAEDIISIIHLFSEKLYGLRSAFILIMCSSSLPNRIFQLNIQINLKIIPPASRLL; via the coding sequence TTGTCGGAACAGTATTTTTTTGAAAAATTTGAAACAAAAGTTAAAATTATTTCTGATGGTATAAAAGAAAGATCAATTCAGGAAGAATTAGCAGAAGATATTATTTCCATAATTCATTTATTTAGTGAAAAACTTTACGGATTGAGATCTGCTTTTATTTTGATTATGTGCAGCAGTTCTCTCCCTAACCGTATTTTCCAGCTCAATATCCAGATTAATCTTAAAATCATTCCACCAGCCAGTCGTTTGCTTTAA
- a CDS encoding MurR/RpiR family transcriptional regulator, which yields MIISKLEKKENFTNNENEIADYILKHLDEVHLLSAESLAKKAFVSKATVVRFCRKLGVKGYRDFQRSLDKEVEEMMKIKGLLSEEPVNSETKYDEIISIIPSLYERVIGATKLNLDTPVMEKIIEKLKNVKKIEIYGTGISYILAKLASFKFMTLGIESAAYDGLNEHYVISAEKGEKDMALIISLSGNNPYMIRIAEYLKKRNVFVVGIGNGSSEEIKKACSEYIEIHAPNYILSFEMVSLFTGINYVLDIFFTSLLVLNYYKNINTSLKVSKNYETNEPKVSKK from the coding sequence ATGATTATTAGTAAACTGGAAAAAAAGGAGAATTTTACAAATAATGAAAATGAAATAGCAGATTACATTTTAAAACACTTGGATGAGGTACATTTGCTGTCAGCGGAGAGTCTGGCTAAAAAGGCGTTTGTGAGCAAGGCTACTGTTGTGAGATTTTGCAGAAAACTAGGGGTTAAAGGGTATAGGGACTTTCAGAGAAGTCTGGATAAGGAAGTCGAGGAAATGATGAAAATTAAAGGACTGCTTAGCGAAGAGCCTGTAAACAGTGAAACAAAATACGATGAAATTATCTCAATTATTCCATCGCTTTATGAAAGAGTTATTGGGGCTACAAAACTTAATTTGGATACACCTGTTATGGAAAAAATTATTGAAAAACTTAAAAATGTTAAGAAAATTGAGATTTATGGAACTGGAATTTCATATATATTAGCAAAATTGGCTTCATTTAAATTTATGACGCTTGGAATAGAGAGTGCGGCTTATGATGGTCTTAATGAGCATTATGTAATTTCTGCGGAAAAAGGGGAAAAAGACATGGCTCTTATTATCTCGCTTTCAGGGAATAATCCCTATATGATTAGAATTGCGGAATATTTGAAAAAAAGGAATGTATTTGTCGTAGGAATTGGGAATGGATCATCTGAAGAAATAAAAAAAGCATGTTCGGAATATATTGAAATACATGCTCCAAATTATATTTTGAGTTTTGAGATGGTGTCGCTATTTACTGGGATTAATTATGTGCTGGACATATTTTTCACTTCGCTTTTAGTGTTGAATTACTACAAAAATATAAATACTTCACTGAAAGTCAGTAAAAATTATGAGACAAATGAACCGAAAGTATCAAAAAAATAA
- a CDS encoding IS3 family transposase: MKKGINHIDEKIRTVDKYVLVKTLFNEFNVSKSIIINLIGIKKSSYYYWVKEVKTQRDIENKILYDIIKSIWQDSRKTYGAVRIHKKLRKLGLEVNIKRVRRLMKKNQIKSIIHKKFRNYNKSDDMKETARNILKRNFDTEKLNEKWVSDITYIWTRKDGWCYLSSIMDLHSRRIISHKVGKFMDIKLVIDTLKMAIYKRGDTTNLIIHTDRGSQYMSKEYRKFCAKKGISIS, from the coding sequence ATTAAAAAAGGCATCAACCATATTGATGAAAAAATAAGGACTGTTGACAAGTACGTATTAGTAAAGACTTTATTCAATGAGTTTAATGTTTCAAAATCAATAATAATTAATTTAATAGGCATTAAAAAAAGCAGCTATTACTACTGGGTTAAAGAGGTCAAGACACAAAGGGATATAGAAAATAAAATTTTGTACGATATAATAAAATCAATATGGCAAGACAGCAGAAAAACTTACGGAGCAGTAAGAATTCATAAAAAACTAAGAAAGTTAGGATTAGAAGTAAATATAAAACGAGTCAGAAGATTGATGAAGAAAAATCAGATAAAGTCAATAATTCATAAAAAATTTAGAAATTATAACAAATCAGACGACATGAAAGAAACAGCAAGAAATATTTTAAAAAGAAATTTTGATACAGAAAAATTAAATGAAAAATGGGTAAGTGATATAACATATATTTGGACAAGAAAGGACGGGTGGTGCTACTTATCAAGTATAATGGATTTGCACAGCAGAAGAATAATATCACATAAGGTTGGAAAATTTATGGATATAAAATTAGTTATAGATACCTTAAAAATGGCGATATATAAAAGAGGGGATACAACCAATCTCATAATACATACAGATAGAGGAAGCCAGTATATGAGTAAAGAATATCGTAAATTTTGTGCAAAAAAAGGTATAAGCATATCTTAG
- a CDS encoding VOC family protein yields MKINHVAIYVKDLQKTREFYEKYFEAKANEKYHNKNTGLQTYFLTFPDSKARLEIMSRPELSERNDKIMNEGFIHLAFSVGNKENVDKLTERLVNDGFRCLSGPRTTGDGYYESVVEDCEGNLIEITE; encoded by the coding sequence ATGAAAATAAATCATGTAGCAATTTATGTAAAAGATTTGCAAAAAACAAGGGAATTTTATGAGAAATATTTTGAAGCAAAGGCAAATGAGAAATATCATAATAAAAATACTGGATTACAGACTTACTTCCTAACTTTTCCAGATAGTAAAGCACGGCTTGAAATAATGTCACGTCCTGAACTTTCGGAAAGAAATGATAAAATAATGAATGAAGGCTTTATCCATCTTGCTTTTAGCGTTGGAAACAAAGAAAATGTCGATAAATTGACAGAAAGACTTGTAAATGATGGATTTAGATGTTTAAGTGGGCCTAGGACGACTGGAGATGGATATTATGAAAGTGTTGTTGAGGATTGTGAAGGAAATTTGATTGAAATAACAGAATAA
- a CDS encoding peptide ABC transporter substrate-binding protein, translating to MKKMYTIFILLLGVFNLSCSESKTGTYSENKTEKNIFNTIVDTISGAKFEYNVAESTPDTFNLVHLFLPESYDAQLLNDKHPENIRNYEAADIFDLLFEGLVRIDENGKIVPGLAEKWETGKDKTKWTFHLRKGLKYSDGTPIKAEDFKTALLRMLNPEIISPNTDVLFLIKNGREFYEGKVKAENVGIKILDNNETIELELTKPIGYFDMLMTKVEFSPLNQEFFGKLGEKYGKIPENILYSGPYIIKSIGKRKLLLEKNKNYWNSSNIKMNKINVYGGLWDGDDHKRIAESKGIDATVVYSQFFSRTKLKNDMKETQRLSTGSSHYYVFNTKVKALSNPKVRKAIDAVMVGETRREYGFVPGYISINGKNFSALAAKNGKAESGSYHYKNIKELLDEGLKELGISKMPVLNIAIKENSIDRFSENLKKHLGIDVKVTRVSHKDLILKSRKKDFDIIENEILLGFSDPILYLERFVSDNPYNYGSYSNSEYDKLIKIASETKDINIRTDALIKAENIYEKENPAAKMGYGEITHIILERPGIKELKLVPYGGILYLRNVNKDK from the coding sequence ATGAAAAAAATGTATACAATTTTTATATTATTATTAGGAGTATTCAATTTATCATGTTCTGAAAGTAAGACAGGAACATATTCTGAAAATAAGACAGAAAAAAATATATTTAATACAATTGTGGACACAATTAGTGGGGCTAAATTTGAATATAATGTTGCTGAAAGTACTCCTGATACTTTTAATTTAGTACATCTGTTTCTTCCTGAATCTTACGATGCTCAGCTGCTTAATGATAAACACCCTGAAAATATCAGAAATTATGAAGCTGCTGATATTTTTGACCTTTTATTTGAAGGACTCGTCAGAATTGATGAAAATGGGAAAATAGTTCCCGGACTGGCAGAAAAATGGGAAACAGGCAAGGATAAAACCAAGTGGACTTTTCATCTGAGAAAAGGATTGAAATATTCTGACGGAACTCCTATAAAAGCTGAAGATTTTAAAACTGCATTGTTGAGAATGCTGAATCCTGAAATAATATCTCCGAATACGGATGTTCTTTTTCTTATAAAGAACGGGAGAGAATTTTATGAAGGAAAGGTAAAAGCCGAAAATGTAGGGATAAAAATATTGGATAATAATGAAACTATTGAACTGGAACTAACCAAGCCGATAGGATATTTTGATATGTTAATGACAAAAGTAGAATTTTCACCTTTAAATCAGGAATTTTTCGGGAAATTGGGAGAAAAATACGGAAAAATACCTGAAAATATTTTATATTCAGGACCTTATATCATAAAAAGTATAGGAAAAAGAAAATTATTATTGGAAAAAAATAAAAATTACTGGAACAGCAGTAATATAAAAATGAATAAAATCAATGTTTATGGCGGTTTATGGGACGGAGACGACCATAAAAGAATTGCTGAAAGTAAAGGAATAGATGCAACTGTTGTATATTCTCAATTCTTTTCAAGAACCAAGCTCAAAAATGACATGAAAGAAACACAGAGATTATCTACAGGTTCTTCTCATTATTATGTTTTCAATACTAAAGTAAAAGCATTAAGTAATCCTAAGGTCAGAAAGGCTATAGATGCTGTAATGGTAGGAGAAACAAGGAGAGAATACGGATTTGTTCCAGGATACATCAGTATTAATGGCAAAAATTTCTCTGCTTTAGCTGCAAAAAATGGAAAAGCTGAAAGTGGGAGTTATCATTACAAAAATATAAAAGAATTATTAGATGAGGGATTAAAAGAATTAGGAATAAGTAAAATGCCTGTTTTAAATATTGCTATTAAAGAAAATTCCATTGACAGGTTCTCAGAAAATTTAAAAAAACATCTTGGAATAGATGTCAAAGTTACAAGAGTGTCTCATAAGGATTTAATTTTAAAATCAAGAAAAAAAGATTTTGATATTATTGAAAACGAAATTTTGTTAGGATTTAGTGATCCGATACTTTATCTTGAAAGATTTGTATCAGACAATCCTTATAATTACGGTTCTTATTCTAATTCTGAATATGACAAACTTATAAAAATTGCCTCTGAAACAAAAGATATTAACATCAGAACGGATGCTCTAATCAAAGCTGAAAATATATATGAGAAAGAAAATCCTGCAGCAAAAATGGGCTACGGTGAAATTACTCATATTATTCTTGAAAGACCGGGAATAAAAGAACTGAAATTAGTTCCTTATGGCGGGATTTTATATTTAAGAAATGTTAATAAAGATAAATAG
- the ricT gene encoding PSP1 family protein, with protein MKIINIKFRKTKKVYPFMINDKEDYKKGDHVLVDTIRGEQIGIVLGLALNKEQSEQDDLKIREVKRKLSNKEIEKLKELDKKADEAYFKCKKIVKYLLPEMNLVIGEYTFDESKLIFYFTANNRLDFRELVKEVNRTFKKRVEFYQIKTNDEGRILSAFGKYGREIYW; from the coding sequence ATGAAAATAATAAATATTAAATTTAGAAAAACAAAAAAAGTTTATCCATTTATGATAAACGATAAAGAAGATTATAAAAAAGGTGATCACGTACTTGTAGACACAATTCGTGGTGAACAGATTGGAATAGTTTTGGGACTTGCTTTAAATAAGGAACAAAGTGAACAAGATGATTTAAAAATTAGAGAAGTAAAAAGAAAATTATCAAATAAAGAGATTGAAAAGTTAAAGGAACTTGATAAAAAAGCAGACGAAGCCTATTTTAAATGTAAAAAAATAGTAAAATATCTGTTGCCAGAAATGAACCTTGTCATCGGAGAATACACATTTGATGAAAGCAAACTGATATTTTATTTTACAGCGAACAATAGACTTGATTTTAGGGAACTTGTGAAGGAAGTAAACAGGACATTTAAAAAAAGAGTGGAATTTTATCAAATTAAGACAAATGATGAAGGTAGAATATTGTCAGCATTTGGGAAGTATGGACGGGAAATTTACTGGTAA
- a CDS encoding PIN domain-containing protein yields MLNNEITERELEVHIIKDVKEVINSYNKVLSKSPFLEILSETPIKLSAEDETYIISFLKTELIKFFDDSIKLSLEDVDIKLILEDHFNLNLPFEKTKQNEFKDAFVAQIIKKYQKKNNEKIYIISKDDGFRKTFDNNDQNFIIFENLSKFIEEKWQKITDIKNGYGDLLFATDKVTKNVAAPLIKYIYNDINSSNHKVTVLVGHDSNVTAMLSALGFKDYKLEEQVEKTPIGGKIFFEIWKDKKTNERKVKIEYVYQTLSQIRETKRLTKENPPKHTILEMKNCKIDKEGYCPYSRFMTELKKFN; encoded by the coding sequence TTGTTAAATAATGAAATAACAGAAAGAGAATTAGAAGTTCATATAATCAAAGATGTAAAAGAAGTAATAAACAGTTATAATAAAGTATTAAGCAAAAGTCCTTTTTTAGAAATATTAAGCGAAACTCCGATTAAATTATCTGCTGAAGATGAAACATACATAATTTCTTTTCTTAAAACAGAATTGATAAAATTTTTTGATGATTCTATAAAATTATCTTTAGAAGATGTAGATATAAAATTAATATTAGAAGATCATTTTAACTTAAACTTACCATTTGAGAAGACAAAGCAAAATGAATTTAAGGATGCTTTTGTTGCACAAATAATAAAAAAATATCAAAAAAAGAATAACGAAAAAATTTATATTATTTCAAAAGACGACGGATTTAGGAAAACGTTTGACAATAATGATCAAAACTTTATAATTTTTGAAAATTTATCAAAATTTATAGAAGAAAAATGGCAAAAAATAACAGATATAAAAAACGGATATGGAGATCTGCTGTTTGCAACGGATAAAGTGACTAAAAATGTAGCTGCACCGTTGATAAAATATATTTATAATGACATAAATTCTTCAAATCATAAAGTAACAGTGCTTGTTGGACACGATTCGAATGTAACTGCTATGCTTTCTGCGTTAGGTTTTAAAGATTATAAATTGGAAGAACAAGTTGAAAAAACTCCAATTGGTGGAAAAATATTTTTTGAAATTTGGAAAGATAAAAAAACAAATGAAAGAAAAGTAAAAATTGAGTATGTGTATCAAACATTAAGCCAGATAAGGGAAACAAAGAGACTAACAAAGGAAAATCCGCCAAAACATACAATTTTAGAAATGAAAAACTGTAAAATCGATAAGGAAGGATATTGTCCATATTCTAGATTTATGACAGAATTAAAAAAATTTAATTAA
- a CDS encoding YczE/YyaS/YitT family protein, with amino-acid sequence MNRMIRAYGLLILLTILAGMELALLVKMNVGVGPWDAMALSFSFLTGIKMGTIAIICNYLCVLGQLILLKKEFKKINFLQIPISMLLGYSINFFVYVVFKNMAFNNYIFRITTNIIVLVSVAFTMGAIVVLGLPTFALEGFCSAIHAKTGIPFAKFRQWVDFFCVGLVVILTLIFPIEWSLREGTIISMILFGPLLGIFMPRIEKLYEKWDLVDGKSQIEKEIEGLE; translated from the coding sequence ATGAATAGAATGATAAGAGCGTATGGATTGTTAATATTACTTACGATATTGGCAGGTATGGAATTAGCACTTTTGGTAAAGATGAATGTAGGAGTTGGACCTTGGGATGCGATGGCACTATCTTTTTCGTTTTTGACAGGAATAAAAATGGGAACAATAGCGATAATATGTAATTATTTATGTGTATTGGGACAACTTATTTTACTAAAAAAGGAATTTAAAAAGATAAATTTTTTACAAATACCTATTTCTATGTTGCTGGGATATTCAATTAATTTTTTTGTATATGTAGTTTTTAAAAATATGGCATTTAATAATTATATTTTCAGAATAACAACTAATATTATAGTACTTGTATCAGTTGCCTTTACAATGGGAGCAATAGTAGTTTTGGGATTGCCGACATTTGCTTTGGAAGGTTTTTGCAGTGCGATTCATGCAAAAACTGGTATTCCGTTTGCAAAGTTTAGGCAATGGGTAGATTTTTTCTGTGTTGGGCTTGTAGTTATTTTGACACTTATATTTCCTATAGAATGGAGTTTGCGTGAAGGTACGATAATTAGCATGATTCTTTTTGGACCTTTACTTGGAATATTTATGCCAAGAATTGAAAAACTCTATGAAAAATGGGATTTAGTTGATGGAAAAAGTCAGATTGAGAAGGAAATAGAAGGATTGGAATAA
- a CDS encoding 6-phospho-beta-glucosidase — protein MGFRKDFLWGGATAANQLEGAYNVDGRGLANVDLSPVGEDRLAVITGERKMLEFDDEHFYPAKGAIDFYHRYKEDIALFAEIGFKTYRMSIAWTRIFPNGDEETPNEKGLEFYENVFKECRKYGIEPLVTITHFDFPIHLIKEYGGWRNRKVIDFYKRLCTVIFTRYKGLVKYWLTFNEINILLHAPFMGAGIVFEEGENKNQVLYTAAHNELVASAWATKIGHEIDPENKIGCMLAAGKFYALTSKPEDVWTALEKDRENYFFIDVQARGYYPAYAKKFFERENINIGITDEDEKILRENPVDFVSFSYYTTRCISAEADRLGEGNLLKTMRNPYIEVTDWGWGLDPLGFRTTINEIYDRYQKPLFVVENGLGAVDVPDADGYVEDDYRIDYLRDHIKAMKEAVELDGVELLGYTTWGPIDLVSAGTGEMKKRYGFIYVDRDNDGNGTLKRSKKKSFDWYKKVIASNGEDLD, from the coding sequence ATGGGATTTAGAAAAGACTTTTTATGGGGCGGAGCTACTGCCGCAAATCAGCTTGAAGGAGCTTATAATGTGGATGGAAGAGGGCTTGCCAATGTGGATTTGTCGCCAGTTGGGGAAGACAGGCTTGCTGTGATTACTGGCGAGCGAAAAATGCTGGAATTTGACGATGAGCATTTTTATCCTGCTAAAGGGGCGATTGATTTTTATCATAGATACAAGGAAGATATTGCATTATTTGCAGAAATAGGATTTAAGACCTATAGAATGTCGATAGCATGGACTCGTATTTTCCCAAATGGAGATGAAGAAACTCCAAATGAAAAAGGGCTTGAATTTTATGAAAATGTATTTAAGGAATGTAGAAAATACGGTATTGAGCCATTAGTTACAATAACGCACTTTGATTTTCCTATTCACTTAATCAAAGAATATGGCGGATGGAGAAACAGAAAAGTTATTGATTTTTACAAAAGATTGTGTACTGTAATTTTTACTAGATATAAAGGACTTGTAAAATACTGGCTTACATTTAATGAAATTAATATTTTGTTACATGCACCGTTTATGGGAGCAGGAATTGTTTTTGAAGAAGGGGAGAATAAAAATCAGGTTTTATATACTGCGGCACACAACGAATTGGTGGCAAGCGCTTGGGCTACAAAAATTGGGCATGAAATTGATCCGGAAAATAAAATTGGATGTATGCTTGCAGCCGGGAAATTTTATGCACTTACTTCTAAGCCTGAAGATGTATGGACTGCACTTGAAAAAGACAGAGAAAATTATTTTTTCATAGATGTGCAGGCTCGTGGATATTATCCTGCCTATGCTAAGAAATTTTTTGAAAGAGAAAATATAAACATTGGAATTACAGATGAAGATGAGAAAATTTTGAGGGAAAATCCAGTTGATTTTGTTAGTTTTTCTTACTATACAACTCGTTGTATCTCTGCTGAAGCTGATAGACTTGGAGAAGGAAACTTATTAAAAACAATGAGAAATCCGTATATTGAAGTGACAGACTGGGGATGGGGGCTAGATCCGTTAGGATTTAGAACTACAATAAACGAAATTTATGACAGATATCAAAAACCGTTGTTTGTTGTGGAAAATGGACTTGGAGCTGTTGATGTTCCAGATGCAGATGGATATGTGGAAGATGATTATAGAATTGACTATTTGAGAGATCATATAAAGGCAATGAAGGAAGCGGTTGAACTGGATGGAGTAGAACTTCTAGGGTATACAACTTGGGGACCTATTGACTTAGTGAGTGCGGGAACTGGAGAAATGAAAAAACGTTACGGATTTATCTATGTAGATAGAGATAACGATGGAAATGGAACATTGAAGAGAAGCAAGAAAAAATCATTTGACTGGTATAAAAAAGTTATCGCAAGCAATGGGGAAGATTTGGATTAG
- the radC gene encoding RadC family protein produces the protein MMGDNREILTFRQKLSEEQEKGHRERLRQRFLSAGIKGFLDYELLELLLTYTVIRRNCRGIAKKLLEKYGDLYTILRQSEEELQKNKYMTQRTVVFLKLLFEIIENELYKKIHNKKINISSNVKLLNYLEYSLLKRDVEVFKVLFLNTQNELVKEEELFYGTIDKSTVYIRELIKKILEYNAKGVILVHNHPAGSLKPSESDIILTKKVKEVFENMEIRLVDHLIISEKGYFSFLEGGIL, from the coding sequence ATGATGGGGGATAATAGAGAAATATTGACTTTTAGACAAAAGTTATCTGAAGAGCAGGAAAAGGGGCATAGAGAAAGGCTAAGACAGAGATTTTTGTCTGCAGGAATTAAAGGCTTCTTAGATTATGAACTTTTGGAACTTTTGTTAACATACACGGTTATTAGAAGAAATTGTAGAGGAATTGCAAAAAAATTGTTAGAAAAATACGGAGATTTGTATACGATTTTACGTCAATCTGAGGAGGAATTACAGAAAAATAAGTATATGACACAAAGAACTGTTGTATTTTTAAAACTTTTGTTTGAAATTATAGAAAATGAACTTTATAAAAAAATACATAATAAAAAAATTAATATATCAAGTAATGTAAAATTATTGAATTATCTAGAATATTCCCTTTTAAAAAGGGATGTAGAAGTATTTAAAGTATTGTTTTTGAATACACAAAATGAACTTGTTAAGGAAGAAGAGCTGTTTTATGGAACTATTGATAAAAGTACAGTTTATATTCGTGAATTAATAAAAAAAATATTAGAATACAATGCAAAAGGTGTAATTTTGGTACATAATCATCCAGCAGGTTCATTAAAACCGTCAGAATCAGATATAATATTGACAAAAAAAGTAAAAGAAGTATTTGAAAATATGGAAATACGCTTGGTTGACCATTTAATAATAAGTGAAAAGGGATATTTTAGTTTTTTAGAAGGTGGAATTTTATGA